The window ATACTAGATGGAATGTAGATCTGAAGTCAACATGATGAGGAAAGAGACTGGATTACAAGGGAAATCCTAGTTTTGGCATTAACTTTTCATGACTTCATATTCCTTAGGTTTGCCTGAAGGAAGATAATTATTTTCACCTGACTCAAAAATATAGTTGCCTTGAAACCCATAAATTATTTATTGGTTATTCAAGGGGTGAATAATTGGGGGGGGGATAAATCAACCAGTGCTGTCATCTGCCTGTAAATCCTCTTCCACCTGTAAAGTGATGTGTTCTTGCTGTTAGCATTCTTCCCCAAACCTTTTGATTGGGAAGATGTCTTCCTGGAGTTTTACAGTTAATGGTATCTGTTTAAGAACTGTGTCTAAGTCATCACACCCAACCTAAAGTATGCTGTTGCATGTGATGCCAAAAACAAACACTATGGAGTAGTAAAGCTCTttaatataaatagaatgaaggaactcctccaccccaccccacgaaAGTAATGATCTGAGAAAATACTTCAGTACAGTCGTCAGCTCACAGGCAAAACCAACGGTCACTGCTTAGTGCCTTCTCTGCTTTCTATCGTGGGAAATTCTTGGGATACAGCTGGAAGAGCTTGCCTTCCTGTTCTGGCTCAAATCCATACTTTTCCAGATTCTCAGGATCGAAAGTCCCTTCTTTAAAGTCTTTTTCAATAGCAGGAGCAACTGCTTCCAGAAAGAGCTGTTTGGCCGTCAGAGGCGTTTCCGTCCCCGCTGGAGCACGGTAGCTTACATAGGGCTTGAGCTTGAAGCCGGTCAAATCTGGGACGACGAATTCTGGGACCCTTTCTTTTATCTTCACAAACTTCCAATCAGAGGCGTGGACGCCCGTGCCCTTGGCGCCCCGGCTCTTGTAGAAGGTGCGCGGGCCTCGCTTGCTGGTCCACTTGCTCATCCTGTCTGCTCCCCGGACCAGGCCTCGTGTCACTCCGGTCAGAAGCCCCATGCTGTGCTCCTGTGAGATACGGGGGGAAACACTCTTAAGTCTAATGCTTAGCCCCTGAGCGTCCACACACAGGCACTCCTGGGCCACCAGATGGGTCAACTGCACACTTACGGCGCACGGACGAGCCTGGGCAGGAAATCCCGGCCCAGGCGGGCAACCAGCTACTCCACGCGGCTCGGGAACCTGGACTAAACCCCAAGCAGCCCACTGGCCGGCCTCTGCTTCCGGTCTCGGCGGTTTCTGCTTCCGGCTGGAGGCTGCGCCTTCCTACCTTGCAGTAAGATCAGCTCCGATTGGCCACCGCCGCAGCCAATGCGAAGTTTCAGTCCTGCGAGGGGGCGGGAGAGCCGACCGATGTGCGGGGAGGTCGGCCCGGGAGTGGGAGCGCAGGCGTCGGGAGCGCGCTGGGCGGGTGAGTCGCAGCCCGCGCTCCCGGAGCCGGGGCGACCCGCGAGGCGGCCTCTCAGTAGTCGGCGCAGGGGCCGCGTGCCCCTCCCGCCCACCCAGGCGTCAACCGGCGCCCTGGGCGGGCCGCACAGTTTGGCAGCCCCGCCCGCGCGCGGGTTCCCGCCTCTGTCAGTCTCACCTGCCGGTGCTCCTCTGCCAGACCGTAGCCTTGGGTGTCTGGGGCCTGCGAGGGTGCCTTCGCGCCCTAGCGCGCGGCGGCCTCACGACACCCCGGGTGCTGTCCGCGAGGAAAAGTAGGGGCAGAGGCTGCCCGGCCCAAGGTGCCGTCCTCGGCCCTCGCACGGGTGGGCCCTCTCGGCAGATCCCCGAACAGGCGCTGGAGCAGGTCCTTCCCTTCGCGCTGGATCAGGGAATCCGCTCCAGCGATGGGCGTCCTTCTGGGGACAGCTGGGAGGCGAGCAGGGCCGGACGCGGCCTCCGGGGCGGCCTCCAGCTTCACCGCTGTCTGCAGCCAACACCCCAGCCAGGGCTGGATCAAAATTGGATCGAGTTATTCCACAGCGGGTCGATAGGCAGTGTTTTGAGGAGCAAAAGGCCCCTGTCTTACAGCCCGCCTCCCCTTTCCCGCATGCAGAAGTGCAGCTTCTCTCAAAGTCATTGGGGCTAAGGCGGAGCCCCCCCTCCCCTTGGCGCCCGGGGACTTGGCTGCCGGTGAGGCTGTTTACTGAGAGAGGAAAGTGGTTCAGACTCGGAGAGCAGTTTCTCAACAGTATTTTCCTTTCCGTCAAGACAATTACTTGGCTTGAAAAGGAACAGGGGAAAAGGTCGAAGTGCAAGCTCTCCtgatttaaatatttggtagaatatTTGGCCCTTGTTTGAaccagtttctctctttttcattcttgtttttagcCATGGAGGAAGACTCTGACATCTGCCCAGAGGTATGTGAACCAGGGGTTTCATGCAT of the Tamandua tetradactyla isolate mTamTet1 chromosome 2, mTamTet1.pri, whole genome shotgun sequence genome contains:
- the MRPL41 gene encoding large ribosomal subunit protein mL41 translates to MGLLTGVTRGLVRGADRMSKWTSKRGPRTFYKSRGAKGTGVHASDWKFVKIKERVPEFVVPDLTGFKLKPYVSYRAPAGTETPLTAKQLFLEAVAPAIEKDFKEGTFDPENLEKYGFEPEQEGKLFQLYPKNFPR